The following coding sequences lie in one Paraburkholderia largidicola genomic window:
- a CDS encoding shikimate dehydrogenase family protein encodes MTQSTATEVAVSLDEGLSGATRVYFIVGDPIAQVRSPKGVTAAMREAGRDALVVPAHVAPDDLAAFFAGVAPMRNVDGVIITVPHKFSATAFCSSLSDEAAFLGAVNTLRRTADGGWHGGMFDGTGFVAALEDAGCDLHGKHALLIGAGGAGSAIGHALVSAGVASLDVRDNDTARTQSLVTRLAAMQRGAVHVAAADVEAGSFDVVVNASPMGMRTDDPLPIDVSRLPASTFVGDVVTKPPLTPFIEAARARGCTTVTGTQMFARVCDRMVEFLLDANA; translated from the coding sequence ATGACCCAATCGACTGCAACCGAAGTCGCCGTATCGCTCGACGAGGGACTCAGCGGCGCGACGCGCGTGTATTTCATTGTCGGCGATCCCATTGCACAGGTGCGCTCGCCCAAAGGCGTGACGGCGGCAATGCGCGAAGCAGGACGCGACGCGCTCGTGGTGCCCGCGCATGTCGCGCCGGACGACCTCGCGGCATTCTTCGCGGGTGTCGCGCCAATGCGGAATGTCGACGGCGTGATCATCACCGTGCCGCACAAGTTCAGCGCGACCGCCTTCTGCTCGAGTCTGTCGGATGAGGCCGCGTTTCTCGGCGCGGTGAACACGCTGCGGCGCACGGCCGATGGCGGCTGGCATGGCGGTATGTTCGACGGCACCGGCTTCGTCGCGGCGCTGGAAGATGCGGGCTGCGATCTGCATGGCAAACACGCGCTGCTGATCGGCGCAGGCGGCGCGGGCTCGGCCATCGGCCATGCGCTCGTCAGCGCGGGCGTTGCTTCTCTCGATGTGCGTGACAACGATACGGCGCGCACTCAATCGCTCGTGACCCGGCTCGCCGCGATGCAACGCGGCGCCGTGCACGTGGCGGCAGCCGACGTCGAAGCCGGTTCGTTCGACGTCGTCGTCAACGCATCGCCAATGGGCATGCGCACCGACGATCCGCTGCCCATCGACGTATCGCGCCTGCCCGCCTCCACCTTTGTCGGAGACGTCGTCACGAAGCCGCCGCTCACGCCGTTCATCGAAGCGGCACGCGCACGCGGTTGCACGACCGTGACGGGCACGCAGATGTTCGCGCGCGTGTGCGATCGCATGGTCGAGTTTCTGCTCGACGCCAACGCATGA
- a CDS encoding ABC transporter substrate-binding protein produces MKDEHTQLKHHEAQSAPDSAGMTRRAWLATAGKTLASGAAVLAAPAIVRAQGEQPLKLGLLMAKQGVWTEQGEVIANGVKLALDDANNQARGRRVDLVWYDEPNPQSAQQNMQKLIEQDKVIAVIGGTNSGTSLAMSSVAARTKTPYIAPNAAARELTGSSCNPYTFRVLSPTPVTCRALAPSLLAIGKKWHFLVANYAYGQDIQRSMSELLKQSGGTIAGADVTPLNTTDFSSFILKIRQSKPDVVLLGLPGGDLSTFLKQYAEMGMKDKIPVACPIIGDSDLWSINVDAATGYYGKPWHYSSPGHSPEELAFIKKYTAKYGKPPADKAWIGWFTTRALLAGVNQAKSTSGPDIVQSLETVQFGDSSGPAYFRPWDHQMLRRWTVFKVKDHITDKWDWLNQVSAVPQNPAELDSLYGTKQEIGCTMAAR; encoded by the coding sequence ATGAAGGACGAACACACACAACTCAAGCACCACGAAGCGCAGAGTGCGCCTGACAGCGCGGGCATGACGCGGCGCGCATGGCTCGCCACGGCGGGCAAGACGCTCGCGAGCGGCGCGGCCGTGCTGGCGGCGCCCGCGATCGTGCGCGCGCAAGGCGAGCAGCCGCTCAAGCTCGGCCTGCTGATGGCCAAGCAAGGCGTGTGGACCGAACAGGGCGAAGTGATCGCGAATGGCGTGAAGCTGGCGCTCGACGATGCGAACAACCAGGCGCGCGGCCGCCGCGTGGATCTGGTCTGGTACGACGAGCCGAATCCCCAGTCGGCGCAGCAGAACATGCAGAAGCTGATCGAGCAGGACAAGGTCATCGCTGTGATCGGCGGCACGAATAGCGGCACGTCGCTGGCGATGTCGTCCGTCGCGGCTCGCACGAAGACACCCTATATCGCCCCGAACGCCGCCGCGCGCGAGCTGACGGGCAGCAGCTGCAATCCGTACACGTTTCGTGTGCTCAGTCCGACGCCCGTCACGTGCCGCGCGCTCGCGCCGTCGCTGCTCGCGATCGGCAAGAAGTGGCACTTCCTCGTCGCGAACTACGCGTATGGGCAGGATATCCAGCGCTCGATGTCCGAGTTGCTGAAACAGTCGGGCGGCACGATCGCGGGCGCGGATGTGACGCCGCTCAACACCACCGACTTCAGCTCGTTCATCCTGAAGATTCGCCAGTCGAAGCCCGATGTCGTGCTGCTCGGCCTGCCCGGCGGCGATCTCTCGACCTTCCTCAAGCAGTACGCGGAAATGGGCATGAAGGACAAGATCCCCGTTGCCTGTCCCATCATCGGCGATTCGGATCTGTGGTCGATCAACGTGGATGCGGCAACCGGCTACTACGGCAAGCCGTGGCACTACAGTTCGCCGGGCCATTCGCCCGAAGAACTCGCGTTCATCAAGAAGTACACGGCGAAGTACGGCAAGCCGCCCGCCGACAAGGCGTGGATCGGCTGGTTCACGACGCGCGCGCTGCTCGCGGGTGTCAACCAGGCAAAGAGCACATCCGGGCCGGACATCGTGCAGAGCCTGGAGACCGTGCAGTTCGGCGACAGCAGCGGGCCTGCCTATTTCCGCCCGTGGGATCACCAGATGTTGCGCCGCTGGACGGTCTTCAAGGTGAAGGATCACATCACCGACAAGTGGGACTGGCTCAACCAGGTGTCGGCCGTGCCGCAGAACCCTGCCGAACTCGACAGCCTTTACGGCACGAAACAGGAAATCGGCTGCACGATGGCTGCGCGGTAG
- a CDS encoding branched-chain amino acid ABC transporter permease, which translates to MAEMVLSQIANGLVLGFLYVLLAIGLSIICGLLGIVNFAHGALFALGAYFAIALSTQFGWAAVIVAPVLVALAGMLIEVIFIRRLYGKEPLLGLIVTFALSLLLTALIRLVWGAGGLPFSPPAALSGFLVYGPLLITKYRLFVLAATVAILLALWWFMKFTPYGRILRAGSRDPEMVGLLGINLPRVLTGAFGLGALLAGAAGVLAAPLLTVTPSMATAAVMPAFVIVTIGGLGSFAGAVVAGLLVGVVTALAVQFFPEGSSVAMYVLMALVLLVRPRGLFGERWERFE; encoded by the coding sequence ATGGCAGAAATGGTGTTGTCCCAGATCGCCAATGGGTTGGTGCTGGGCTTTCTCTACGTGTTGCTCGCGATCGGTCTGTCGATCATCTGCGGGCTGCTTGGCATCGTCAACTTCGCGCATGGCGCGCTGTTCGCGCTTGGCGCGTACTTCGCGATCGCGCTGTCGACGCAGTTCGGCTGGGCCGCGGTGATCGTCGCGCCCGTCCTCGTCGCGCTCGCGGGCATGCTGATCGAAGTGATTTTCATCCGGCGGCTTTACGGCAAGGAGCCTTTGCTCGGCCTGATCGTGACGTTCGCCCTGTCGCTGTTGCTGACGGCGCTGATCCGTCTGGTGTGGGGCGCGGGCGGCCTGCCGTTCAGCCCGCCTGCGGCGCTCAGCGGCTTTCTCGTCTATGGGCCGCTGCTCATCACGAAGTATCGTCTGTTCGTGCTCGCCGCGACGGTCGCGATTCTGCTCGCGCTGTGGTGGTTCATGAAGTTCACGCCCTATGGGCGCATCTTGCGCGCGGGTAGCCGCGACCCCGAGATGGTGGGCCTGCTCGGCATCAATCTGCCGCGCGTGCTGACGGGCGCGTTCGGTCTCGGCGCATTGCTCGCGGGCGCCGCGGGCGTGCTCGCCGCGCCGCTGCTCACCGTCACGCCCAGCATGGCGACGGCAGCCGTGATGCCCGCCTTCGTGATCGTGACGATCGGCGGTCTGGGCTCGTTTGCGGGCGCGGTCGTCGCGGGCCTGCTGGTCGGCGTGGTGACGGCGCTCGCCGTGCAGTTCTTTCCGGAAGGGTCGTCGGTAGCGATGTATGTCCTGATGGCACTCGTGTTGCTCGTGCGTCCGCGCGGGTTGTTCGGCGAACGCTGGGAGCGCTTCGAATGA
- a CDS encoding branched-chain amino acid ABC transporter ATP-binding protein/permease, with the protein MNIKLLTRHPVALLTMCLIVVSIALTASGTPLERATQIAIYTLYGMGVNLLVAYTGLVPFGASVFFGTSTYLVAISLQRLIGNEIVALAASVIVTAAMAALIGAIVLKRRGLYFSLLTLACSQIAFEIAFKWTDVTGGENGLQNVPRPTFATTTGFHVFACVTVIAVAYGLWRLVHAPFGRALQALRDNEQRAASLGYDTYRLKLYAFVISAAVIGYAGGLLCLMLQGAYANNLSWEHAGDSLLMTVLGGVHQFLGPLWGAIAFILLEDKLSSLTEHWWLMFAPIIIAFAFFSPEGIQGLAQRLLRRPRWTLVRDTIPARPEVIAPYRASRIDMNPDAPILSVRGLSKQFGSLVTADKIDLDVYPYRLHSFIGPNGAGKTTFFNMLTGVLPPSSGTITFDGKDVTRLAMFRRVRLGMSRSFQILSVFRNLTVFENVRVAVQAAQRERLGLWHDAHTIDKQNAQTWSLLSAVGLVERAADSCESLSHGEQRLLEIALSLATQARLLLLDEPLAGLAEADRANVARIVRELANHHAVLLIEHDIDRVLTISDRVSVLHRGHLIADGSPADVAAHPEVIEAYMGHAKGQRPVDARLAQRVTHRRDTPASRNVLLQLRNVKAGYAGNTILDGIDFTLHEGEVIAILGRNGVGKTTALRAATGVAQISAGNIMFDGHDITTRPMHEINRLGLAMVPEGRRLFPNLTVYENLRLAARKGGASVDEIYALFPRLANRKDVRAEHLSGGERQMVAIARALMAPAKAILLDEPFEGLAPAVVQEVLDAVVKLRERASVVIVEHQADMVLPIADRVYVLVNGRVAYENTADALAQDSATQAKLLGIVHDDARSTLEVKTA; encoded by the coding sequence ATGAATATCAAACTGTTGACCCGGCACCCCGTTGCGCTGCTCACCATGTGCCTCATCGTCGTGTCGATCGCGCTGACCGCGAGCGGCACGCCGCTGGAACGCGCGACGCAGATCGCCATCTACACGCTCTACGGGATGGGCGTTAATCTTCTGGTCGCTTATACGGGCCTCGTGCCGTTCGGCGCCTCGGTGTTCTTCGGCACATCGACGTATCTGGTCGCGATCTCGCTGCAACGCCTGATCGGCAACGAAATCGTTGCGCTGGCCGCGAGCGTGATAGTCACGGCCGCGATGGCCGCGTTGATCGGCGCGATCGTGCTCAAGCGGCGCGGGCTGTATTTCTCGCTGCTCACGCTCGCCTGCTCGCAGATCGCCTTCGAAATCGCCTTCAAGTGGACCGACGTGACGGGCGGCGAGAACGGCCTGCAAAACGTGCCGCGCCCAACCTTCGCGACGACCACGGGCTTTCATGTGTTCGCCTGCGTCACGGTAATCGCCGTCGCCTATGGCCTGTGGCGTCTCGTCCATGCGCCATTCGGGCGCGCGTTGCAGGCGCTGCGCGACAACGAGCAGCGTGCCGCGAGCCTCGGCTACGACACGTACCGCCTGAAGCTGTATGCGTTCGTGATCTCCGCGGCGGTGATCGGTTACGCGGGCGGGTTGCTGTGCCTGATGCTGCAAGGCGCGTATGCGAACAACCTCAGTTGGGAGCATGCAGGCGACAGTCTGCTGATGACCGTCCTGGGCGGCGTGCACCAGTTTCTCGGGCCGTTGTGGGGTGCGATTGCGTTCATCCTGCTCGAAGACAAGTTGAGCAGCCTCACCGAACACTGGTGGCTGATGTTCGCCCCGATCATCATTGCGTTCGCGTTCTTCTCGCCCGAAGGCATTCAGGGTCTTGCGCAACGCCTGCTGCGCCGGCCGCGCTGGACGCTCGTGCGCGACACCATTCCCGCGCGCCCCGAAGTGATCGCGCCGTATCGCGCGAGCCGCATCGATATGAATCCGGATGCGCCGATTCTCAGCGTACGCGGGCTGTCGAAACAATTCGGTTCGCTCGTGACAGCCGACAAGATCGACCTCGACGTCTATCCGTATCGACTGCACAGCTTCATCGGACCAAATGGAGCGGGCAAGACGACCTTCTTCAACATGCTGACGGGCGTGCTGCCGCCATCGTCGGGCACGATCACGTTCGACGGCAAGGATGTCACGCGGCTCGCGATGTTCCGCCGCGTGCGGCTCGGCATGAGCCGCTCGTTCCAGATTCTCAGCGTGTTTCGCAACCTCACCGTGTTCGAGAACGTGCGCGTCGCCGTGCAGGCCGCGCAGCGTGAACGGCTCGGCTTGTGGCACGACGCGCATACTATTGACAAGCAGAACGCGCAAACGTGGTCACTGCTTTCGGCTGTCGGCCTGGTCGAGCGCGCGGCGGATTCGTGCGAAAGCCTTTCGCACGGCGAACAGCGGCTGCTCGAAATCGCGTTGTCGCTCGCGACGCAGGCCCGTCTGCTGCTGCTCGACGAACCGCTCGCGGGCCTGGCCGAAGCGGATCGCGCCAACGTCGCGCGCATCGTTCGGGAACTCGCGAACCATCACGCGGTGCTGTTGATCGAGCATGACATCGACCGTGTGCTGACGATCTCCGACCGCGTCAGCGTGCTGCATCGCGGCCATCTGATCGCCGACGGCTCGCCCGCCGACGTCGCAGCGCATCCTGAAGTGATCGAGGCATACATGGGTCACGCAAAGGGCCAGCGCCCCGTCGATGCCCGTCTCGCCCAACGCGTCACGCACCGGCGCGACACGCCGGCGAGCAGGAATGTGCTTCTGCAACTGCGCAACGTGAAGGCGGGCTACGCGGGCAACACGATCCTCGACGGCATCGATTTCACGCTGCACGAAGGGGAAGTCATCGCAATTCTCGGACGCAACGGCGTCGGCAAGACGACCGCGTTGCGCGCGGCGACGGGCGTCGCGCAGATCAGCGCGGGCAACATCATGTTCGACGGACACGACATCACGACGCGACCCATGCACGAGATCAACCGGCTCGGTCTCGCGATGGTGCCCGAAGGCCGCCGCCTGTTTCCGAATCTGACCGTCTACGAGAACTTGCGGCTCGCTGCGCGCAAGGGCGGCGCGAGCGTCGACGAGATTTACGCGCTGTTCCCTCGGCTCGCGAATCGCAAGGACGTGCGCGCCGAACATCTTTCGGGCGGCGAGCGGCAGATGGTGGCCATCGCGCGCGCGTTGATGGCGCCCGCCAAAGCGATCCTGCTCGACGAGCCGTTTGAAGGTCTTGCGCCTGCCGTCGTGCAGGAAGTGCTCGACGCCGTCGTCAAGCTGCGCGAACGCGCGAGCGTCGTTATCGTCGAACATCAGGCGGATATGGTGTTGCCCATCGCCGACCGCGTCTATGTACTGGTCAACGGCCGCGTCGCCTATGAAAACACGGCTGACGCGCTCGCTCAGGACAGCGCGACGCAGGCCAAACTGCTCGGCATCGTGCATGACGATGCCCGTTCCACTCTGGAGGTGAAAACAGCATGA